Proteins from a single region of Streptomyces glaucescens:
- a CDS encoding helix-turn-helix domain-containing protein, with amino-acid sequence MSSPAAGPGSEPAGDLSTVAPQLRSLRRRASLTLESAARAAGLSPAHLSRLETGQRQPSLPVLLALARVYGTTVSELLGETVADRDAVVRAADMEPTVAGGWSYRQAGAPGRGMQALRVQVPHGSQGDIVRVHPGEEWLYVLQGRLRLHLGDTVHRLAPGDSAHFDSLTPHRIAAEDPDGVDLLFVHTLLQSPTAALCLGPATHVTGETP; translated from the coding sequence ATGAGTTCCCCCGCCGCCGGTCCCGGCTCCGAGCCCGCCGGTGACCTGTCCACCGTGGCCCCCCAGCTGCGGTCCCTGCGCCGGCGGGCCTCCCTGACCCTGGAGTCGGCGGCCCGCGCGGCCGGGCTCTCGCCCGCCCACCTCTCCCGCCTGGAGACCGGGCAGCGGCAGCCCTCGCTGCCCGTGCTGCTCGCTCTCGCCCGGGTCTACGGTACGACCGTCTCGGAACTGCTCGGCGAGACGGTCGCCGACCGGGACGCCGTCGTGCGCGCCGCCGACATGGAACCGACCGTGGCCGGCGGCTGGTCGTACCGGCAGGCCGGCGCGCCCGGACGCGGCATGCAGGCGCTGCGCGTCCAGGTGCCCCACGGCTCCCAGGGCGACATCGTGCGGGTGCACCCCGGCGAGGAATGGCTGTACGTCCTCCAGGGGCGGCTGCGGCTGCACCTCGGCGACACCGTGCACCGGCTCGCCCCGGGCGACAGCGCCCACTTCGATTCGCTGACCCCGCACCGCATCGCCGCGGAGGACCCGGACGGGGTCGACCTGCTCTTCGTCCACACCCTGCTGCAGAGTCCCACGGCCGCGCTGTGCCTCGGCCCCGCCACCCATGTCACCGGAGAGACGCCATGA
- a CDS encoding DUF6126 family protein, with protein MSRIQQKLDRQIWVRLFIYVVAGHAFAAFLYLLFALGGK; from the coding sequence ATGAGCCGCATACAGCAGAAGTTGGACCGCCAGATCTGGGTCCGGCTGTTCATCTACGTCGTGGCGGGCCACGCCTTCGCCGCCTTCCTCTACCTGCTGTTCGCCCTCGGCGGCAAGTGA
- a CDS encoding tyrosine-protein phosphatase produces MTQQVPSTEPELAGVRNFRDVGGLPTVDGRRVRYGVLYRSGHLAHATAEDAVFLSSLGLHTVFDFRNAADQKLEGPDVELPGVRNVNLPLSDPADGVEFWKMVRDGDLDQLREILADGKGAARMVASYRMIIKDRTAEHSRVLHALAEDSVPALMHCAAGKDRAGLSVAVTLLALGVEREAIFADYLESNAKHRRYKVQRSGSSASAYSPEVMELLSPLFDARAEYLSAAFETIEDTWGDVGTYLEQGLKLSPRTRERLRERLLD; encoded by the coding sequence GTGACGCAGCAGGTCCCGTCGACCGAGCCCGAGCTGGCCGGGGTGCGCAACTTCCGTGACGTGGGCGGCCTGCCGACCGTCGACGGACGCCGGGTGCGGTACGGCGTGCTCTACCGCAGCGGCCACCTCGCGCACGCGACCGCCGAGGACGCGGTGTTCCTCTCCTCCCTGGGCCTGCACACCGTCTTCGACTTCCGCAACGCGGCGGACCAGAAGCTGGAGGGCCCGGACGTCGAGCTGCCGGGCGTGCGCAACGTGAACCTGCCGCTGAGCGACCCGGCCGACGGCGTCGAGTTCTGGAAGATGGTGCGCGACGGCGACCTCGACCAGCTGCGCGAGATCCTCGCGGACGGCAAGGGGGCGGCCCGGATGGTCGCCTCGTACCGGATGATCATCAAGGACCGCACCGCCGAGCACTCCCGGGTGCTGCACGCCCTCGCCGAGGACAGCGTGCCCGCCCTGATGCACTGCGCGGCGGGCAAGGACCGCGCGGGCCTGTCGGTGGCGGTGACCCTGCTCGCCCTGGGTGTGGAGCGCGAGGCGATCTTCGCGGACTACCTGGAGTCCAACGCCAAGCACCGCCGGTACAAGGTCCAACGCAGCGGCAGTTCCGCCTCGGCCTACTCCCCCGAGGTGATGGAGCTGCTCAGCCCGCTCTTCGACGCGCGCGCCGAGTACCTGTCGGCGGCTTTCGAGACCATCGAGGACACCTGGGGCGACGTCGGCACCTACCTGGAGCAGGGCCTGAAGCTCAGCCCGCGGACCCGGGAGCGGCTGCGCGAGCGGCTGCTCGACTGA
- a CDS encoding alpha-galactosidase → MLDTAGDGRTWLLSGPRSSYAVHLTEDDELLHLHWGPRISLADAEALAALPLPGHWPFESALDGREEYPVEGGPRFTRPALSVRTEERRGTEWTFEACETGSGEGPDELRLRFRDAGLTITLHYRMRDDVVERWVTLRNEGPAVELLRADSATWTLPERDGWRLSQLHGRWAAESRLTAAPLTYGEKVVGSRRGHTGHQHLPWVALDTDATEEHGEVYGCALGWSGSWRIAVAQLPDARVQISGGAGHDDSGLARLAAGESFTTPVFAGLWSDGGFGGASRSWHAYQRAHVVPDAGRDRPVLFNSWEATGFDIGEEQQRALARRAADLGVELFVVDDGWFGARTGDHAGLGDWRPSPDRFPAGLGPLADEVHALGMRFGIWVEPEMVNPDSDLYRAHPDWVQHQKGRKRTEFRNQLVLNLAREDVQEYLWERLHALLSSAPIDYVKWDFNRCFTDAGWPGEPYPQRLWVDHVRALYALLDRLRAAHPGVAFESCSGGGGRVDLGVLSRTDQVWTSDNTDPLDRLAIQHGFSQIHPARVMAAWVTDSPNAMLNGRVSSLRFRFVSAMAGVLGIGGDLTRWTAQELAEARDWVALYKEIRPLVQRGDLYRLRPPRGGLSAVQYVLGDEAVVLAWLQAQHHGEPVPALRLRGLDPTASYECRETGEVHRGAILLHHGLRLALRGDLDAAVLHLRRI, encoded by the coding sequence ATGCTGGACACCGCCGGGGACGGCCGTACGTGGCTGCTGTCGGGGCCGCGGAGCAGTTACGCGGTCCACCTCACCGAGGACGACGAGCTGCTGCACCTGCACTGGGGCCCGCGGATCTCGCTCGCCGACGCGGAGGCGCTCGCGGCCCTGCCGCTGCCCGGTCACTGGCCCTTCGAGTCGGCCCTCGACGGCCGCGAGGAGTATCCGGTCGAGGGCGGCCCCCGGTTCACCCGGCCCGCCCTGTCCGTGCGCACCGAGGAGCGGCGCGGCACCGAATGGACCTTCGAGGCGTGCGAGACGGGGAGCGGGGAGGGCCCCGACGAGCTGCGCCTCCGCTTCCGGGACGCGGGACTGACGATCACCCTGCACTACCGGATGCGGGACGACGTCGTCGAACGCTGGGTCACCCTGCGCAACGAGGGACCGGCGGTGGAGCTGCTGCGCGCCGACTCCGCCACCTGGACGCTGCCCGAACGCGACGGCTGGCGGCTGTCCCAGCTGCACGGCAGGTGGGCCGCGGAGTCCCGGCTGACGGCGGCCCCCCTCACCTACGGCGAAAAGGTCGTCGGCAGCCGCCGCGGCCACACCGGGCACCAGCATCTGCCCTGGGTGGCGCTGGACACCGACGCCACCGAGGAGCACGGCGAGGTCTACGGCTGCGCGCTCGGCTGGTCCGGTTCCTGGCGGATCGCTGTGGCCCAGCTGCCGGACGCGCGCGTGCAGATCAGCGGCGGCGCCGGACACGACGACTCGGGGCTGGCCCGGCTGGCGGCCGGGGAGTCCTTCACCACGCCGGTCTTCGCCGGACTGTGGAGCGACGGCGGCTTCGGCGGCGCCAGCCGGAGCTGGCACGCCTACCAGCGCGCCCACGTGGTCCCCGACGCCGGGCGGGACCGGCCGGTGCTGTTCAACTCGTGGGAGGCCACCGGCTTCGACATCGGCGAGGAGCAGCAGCGGGCGCTCGCCCGGCGGGCCGCCGACCTGGGCGTGGAGCTGTTCGTCGTCGACGACGGCTGGTTCGGTGCCCGTACCGGTGACCACGCGGGCCTCGGCGACTGGCGGCCCAGCCCGGACCGCTTCCCGGCCGGTCTCGGGCCGCTCGCCGACGAGGTGCACGCTCTCGGGATGCGGTTCGGGATCTGGGTCGAGCCCGAGATGGTCAACCCGGACAGCGACCTGTACCGGGCCCACCCCGACTGGGTGCAGCACCAGAAAGGGCGAAAGCGGACAGAGTTCCGCAATCAGCTCGTACTGAACCTGGCCCGGGAGGATGTCCAGGAGTATCTGTGGGAGCGGCTGCACGCCCTGCTCTCCAGCGCCCCCATCGACTATGTGAAGTGGGACTTCAACCGCTGCTTCACCGACGCGGGGTGGCCCGGCGAGCCCTACCCGCAGCGCCTGTGGGTCGACCATGTGCGGGCCCTGTACGCCCTGCTGGACCGGCTGCGCGCCGCCCATCCCGGGGTGGCCTTCGAGTCCTGCTCGGGCGGCGGGGGCCGGGTCGACCTCGGGGTGCTGAGCCGTACCGACCAGGTGTGGACCTCCGACAACACCGATCCGCTGGACCGGCTGGCCATCCAGCACGGCTTCAGCCAGATCCACCCCGCGCGAGTGATGGCCGCCTGGGTCACCGACAGCCCCAACGCCATGCTCAACGGCCGGGTCAGCTCGCTGCGCTTCCGTTTCGTCAGTGCGATGGCCGGGGTGCTCGGCATCGGCGGCGACCTCACCCGGTGGACCGCGCAGGAGCTGGCCGAGGCCCGCGACTGGGTGGCCCTCTACAAGGAGATCCGGCCCCTGGTGCAGCGCGGGGACCTCTACCGCCTGCGGCCCCCGCGGGGTGGGCTGAGCGCCGTCCAGTACGTCCTCGGGGACGAGGCGGTCGTCCTGGCCTGGCTCCAGGCGCAGCACCACGGCGAGCCCGTCCCGGCCCTGCGGCTGCGCGGACTCGATCCGACGGCATCGTACGAATGCCGTGAAACGGGCGAAGTGCACCGAGGTGCCATTCTGCTGCATCACGGACTGCGGCTCGCCCTGCGCGGTGACCTCGATGCGGCAGTCCTCCACCTCCGTCGCATCTGA
- a CDS encoding peptidoglycan DD-metalloendopeptidase family protein, with amino-acid sequence MPAKGKHRRPKTLRFTRSIAVAGTGGAALALPLMGAANAQAATPQSVPDKAVQSVASVQQAAEKKAAGNTSGARTYTVKSGDYLSKIAEEQHVDGGWHRLYEDNRTVVGEDPSLIHPGLELSIGKNATAAAPKSSSSEAAEPSQSQPSRSAQKSSQEPAQQSSGSAQSSGSEQSSGAFASPSSQSAAPAQAATAASGYTAPVSGAGVGTAYKVAGSMWSSGYHTGVDFVVPTGTSLKAVGAGTVVSAGWAGAYGNQVVIKLADGYYAQYAHLSSLSVSAGQSVTGGQQVGLSGSTGNSTGPHLHFEIRTTPDYGSDVDPIGYLRAKGVSI; translated from the coding sequence ATGCCCGCCAAGGGTAAGCACCGCCGTCCGAAGACCCTGCGCTTCACCCGTTCCATAGCCGTCGCCGGGACCGGTGGCGCCGCACTCGCGCTGCCCCTGATGGGCGCCGCGAACGCCCAGGCGGCCACCCCGCAGTCCGTGCCGGACAAGGCCGTCCAGTCGGTCGCCTCCGTGCAGCAGGCCGCGGAGAAGAAGGCCGCCGGGAACACCTCCGGTGCCCGTACCTACACCGTGAAGTCCGGCGACTACCTGTCGAAGATCGCCGAGGAGCAGCACGTCGACGGCGGCTGGCACCGGCTCTACGAGGACAACCGGACCGTCGTCGGCGAGGACCCCTCGCTGATCCACCCCGGCCTCGAGCTCTCGATCGGCAAGAATGCCACCGCCGCCGCGCCGAAGTCCTCGTCCTCCGAGGCCGCCGAGCCGTCGCAGTCGCAGCCGTCGCGGTCCGCGCAGAAGTCCTCGCAGGAGCCGGCTCAGCAGTCGTCGGGCTCCGCGCAGTCTTCCGGCTCCGAGCAGTCGTCGGGCGCCTTCGCGTCCCCGTCCTCGCAGTCCGCCGCGCCCGCCCAGGCGGCCACCGCCGCGAGCGGCTACACCGCTCCCGTGTCCGGTGCCGGTGTCGGCACCGCCTACAAGGTGGCGGGCAGCATGTGGTCCAGCGGTTACCACACGGGTGTCGACTTCGTCGTCCCGACCGGCACCTCGCTCAAGGCCGTCGGCGCGGGCACCGTCGTCTCCGCCGGCTGGGCCGGCGCCTACGGCAACCAGGTCGTCATCAAGCTCGCCGACGGTTACTACGCCCAGTACGCCCACCTGTCCTCGCTCTCCGTGTCGGCCGGCCAGTCCGTGACCGGCGGGCAGCAGGTCGGCCTCTCCGGCTCGACCGGCAACTCGACCGGTCCGCACCTGCACTTCGAGATCCGCACCACCCCGGACTACGGCTCGGACGTGGACCCGATCGGCTACCTCCGCGCGAAGGGCGTCTCCATCTGA
- a CDS encoding SGNH/GDSL hydrolase family protein — MIGSYVAVGDSFTEGVGDPGPDGAFVGWADRFAVLLADRRPEGDFWYTNLAVRGKLLDQIVADQVPRAIELAPDLVSFCAGGNDILRPGTDPDDVAERFERAVAALTAAAGTVMVTTGFDTRRVPLLKHLRGKIATYNGHVRAIADRYGCPVLDLWSLKSVQDRRAWDHDRLHLSPEGHTRVALRAGQVLGLPVPADPEQPWPPLPPRGTLDVRRDDVQWAREYLVPWIGRRLRGESSGDHITAKGALSPADIRNRIAAVA, encoded by the coding sequence GTGATCGGGTCGTACGTGGCGGTGGGGGACAGCTTCACCGAGGGCGTCGGCGACCCCGGCCCCGACGGGGCGTTCGTCGGCTGGGCCGACCGGTTCGCGGTCCTGCTCGCGGACCGGCGGCCCGAGGGCGACTTCTGGTACACCAACCTCGCCGTGCGCGGGAAGCTGCTCGACCAGATCGTGGCGGACCAGGTGCCGCGGGCCATCGAACTCGCGCCCGACCTGGTCTCGTTCTGCGCCGGCGGCAACGACATCCTGCGGCCCGGCACCGACCCCGACGACGTCGCCGAGCGCTTCGAGCGGGCGGTCGCCGCGCTGACCGCCGCCGCCGGCACGGTGATGGTCACGACCGGGTTCGACACCCGGCGCGTCCCCCTGCTCAAGCACCTCCGCGGCAAGATCGCGACGTACAACGGGCACGTCCGCGCCATCGCCGACCGGTACGGCTGTCCCGTGCTGGACCTGTGGTCCCTGAAGTCGGTCCAGGACCGCCGGGCCTGGGACCACGACCGGCTGCACCTCTCACCCGAGGGCCACACCCGGGTGGCGCTGCGCGCGGGCCAGGTGCTGGGGCTGCCCGTCCCGGCCGACCCCGAGCAGCCCTGGCCCCCGCTGCCGCCGCGCGGCACCCTGGACGTGCGGCGGGACGACGTGCAGTGGGCGCGCGAGTACCTGGTGCCGTGGATCGGCCGCCGCCTGCGCGGCGAGTCCTCGGGCGACCACATCACCGCCAAGGGCGCCCTGTCGCCGGCCGACATCAGGAACCGGATCGCGGCGGTGGCGTGA
- a CDS encoding TetR/AcrR family transcriptional regulator — MTRVRLSVEERRQELLRAAVQQIEARGVAAVRISDVASALGVSNALVLYHFSTKEKLVAAAFAYAAEGDLARLRGLLGRRTTALRRLRAAVRWYAPTGQAKGWRLWVEGWAAALREPALRKVSRDLDRQWKAALGEVIAEGVAAGEFRCPDPAGTALRLTALLDGLAVQLTAYGGTVSRARAQQWVDEALARELDLPRE; from the coding sequence GTGACGAGAGTGCGGTTGAGCGTGGAGGAGCGGCGGCAGGAGCTGCTGCGGGCCGCCGTGCAGCAGATCGAGGCACGGGGCGTGGCGGCCGTGCGGATCTCGGACGTGGCCTCGGCGCTCGGGGTGAGCAACGCTCTCGTCCTCTACCACTTCTCGACGAAGGAGAAGCTGGTGGCCGCCGCGTTCGCGTACGCCGCCGAGGGCGACCTCGCCCGGCTGCGCGGGCTGCTCGGCCGCCGCACCACGGCGCTGCGCCGGTTGCGTGCCGCCGTGCGCTGGTACGCCCCCACCGGCCAGGCCAAGGGCTGGCGGCTGTGGGTCGAGGGCTGGGCGGCGGCGCTGCGCGAACCCGCGTTGCGGAAGGTCTCCCGCGACCTCGACCGGCAGTGGAAGGCCGCGCTGGGCGAGGTCATCGCCGAGGGGGTGGCGGCGGGCGAGTTCCGCTGCCCTGACCCGGCGGGCACCGCGCTGCGTCTCACCGCCCTGCTCGACGGGCTCGCCGTGCAGCTCACGGCGTACGGGGGCACGGTCTCGCGCGCGCGGGCGCAGCAGTGGGTGGACGAGGCGCTGGCCCGGGAGCTGGACCTGCCGCGGGAGTAG
- a CDS encoding MBL fold metallo-hydrolase codes for MDASPTPPGGTVAGSRPLSPGLRALRPAAFGADPAGERLARIRRSPHFKDGVFQNPGGPARIRPAGSGREFAKTYFDKDARTRRVPRGGIPVHATTLADIAEPPATGLRLTWMGHSSVLAEIDGQRVLFDPVWGERCSPFPFAGPRRLHPAPLPLAALGPVDVVVVSHDHYDHLDMPTIKALAGTDTLFAVPLGVGAHLETWGVSPGRLRELDWHESTRVGGLTLTATPARHFCGRGLRNTQHTLWASWTVAGEEHRIFHSGDTGYFTGFQDIGAAYGPFDATMIQIGAYSEFWPDIHMTPEEGVRAHLDLQGGSPGGVLLPIHWATFNLAPHAWAEPGEWTKDAAGAVGQAVALPRPGEPFEPAGKLPVDPWWRTVSRPIARPWERTRPVGPATESERKDLDLAGDR; via the coding sequence ATGGATGCCTCACCGACTCCACCTGGAGGTACCGTGGCCGGTTCTCGTCCCCTGAGCCCCGGGCTCCGCGCCCTGCGGCCCGCGGCCTTCGGCGCGGATCCCGCGGGTGAGCGCCTGGCACGGATCCGCAGATCGCCCCACTTCAAGGACGGCGTCTTCCAGAACCCCGGCGGCCCCGCCCGGATCCGTCCCGCCGGCTCGGGCCGCGAGTTCGCGAAGACCTACTTCGACAAGGACGCCCGCACCCGCCGCGTCCCCCGGGGCGGCATCCCGGTCCACGCCACCACTCTGGCCGACATCGCCGAGCCCCCCGCCACCGGGCTGCGGCTGACCTGGATGGGCCACTCCAGCGTCCTCGCCGAGATCGACGGCCAGCGGGTGCTGTTCGACCCCGTCTGGGGCGAGCGCTGCTCCCCGTTCCCCTTCGCCGGCCCGCGGCGGCTGCACCCCGCGCCCCTCCCGCTGGCCGCGCTCGGCCCGGTCGACGTCGTGGTCGTCTCGCACGACCACTACGACCACCTCGACATGCCCACCATCAAGGCACTGGCCGGAACGGACACCCTCTTTGCCGTCCCGCTCGGCGTGGGCGCCCACCTGGAGACCTGGGGCGTCTCCCCCGGCCGGCTGCGCGAACTGGACTGGCACGAGTCCACCCGGGTCGGCGGCCTCACCCTCACCGCCACCCCGGCCCGCCACTTCTGCGGCCGGGGCCTGCGCAACACCCAGCACACCCTGTGGGCGTCCTGGACCGTCGCCGGCGAGGAGCACCGTATATTCCACAGCGGCGACACCGGCTACTTCACGGGGTTCCAGGACATCGGCGCCGCGTACGGCCCCTTCGACGCCACGATGATCCAGATCGGGGCGTACAGCGAATTCTGGCCCGACATCCACATGACCCCCGAGGAAGGCGTCCGGGCTCACCTCGACCTCCAGGGCGGCAGCCCGGGCGGCGTGCTGCTCCCGATCCACTGGGCCACCTTCAACCTGGCGCCGCACGCCTGGGCCGAGCCGGGGGAGTGGACGAAGGACGCCGCCGGGGCGGTGGGTCAGGCGGTCGCCCTGCCGCGGCCCGGCGAGCCATTCGAACCGGCCGGGAAGCTGCCGGTCGATCCGTGGTGGCGGACGGTGTCGCGGCCGATCGCCCGCCCGTGGGAACGGACCCGGCCGGTCGGGCCCGCAACCGAGTCCGAGCGGAAGGACCTCGACCTCGCGGGCGACCGGTAG
- a CDS encoding DUF4062 domain-containing protein, translated as MRDTRRVFLSHTSELRRYPDGRSFVDAAEAAVLRAEHVPVDMRYFTARDGKPADYCRARVRDSDVYVGIIGFRYGSPVRDLPDLSYTELEFEEATEAGLERLVFLLAEDEDVGLPPREILDVHADRQEAFRRRLRESGITVHKVRDPQQLEVGLLQALLGHRNSPVAPARGPSAVPAPPPLTLDPPAWERLGELLRGVRPALWCEDAYRSSFGVAEGRAAAPFVTPAGDLYDWALDLDAREHSGPPKVLAFAHALATGFSTGAGPDGRRRAFALSTWVREVRERLGLPEPPPVREINTHQVTMLVRLDQDPQEPGQVFAEVWLRPSLDPSDWKRVQPPETATERIRVSLEGARRLVERCVRSFRDEARGFRGQGADGGPPSELRRIEFAVTDTLLETEFDQWLCDVSVYKAWRLGQRYEVVVRCPHARDLADFAHLWTLRWGWLGRNDGTDDKATVWVGNEDLDRLDDHVTDWEESEHPVCVAVAADDAEPVWRAALHVGMPVVVWQRASSRRDPKLPRLKTLLPVADVAELPREVKRLRRNRNVPASARSSVVLLWDDPDQALETAPLTDAGFFPA; from the coding sequence GTGAGGGATACGCGACGGGTTTTCCTCAGTCATACCTCGGAGTTACGGAGGTATCCGGACGGGCGGTCGTTCGTGGACGCCGCGGAGGCGGCCGTGCTGCGCGCCGAGCACGTGCCCGTGGACATGCGGTACTTCACCGCGCGGGACGGCAAGCCCGCCGACTACTGCCGTGCGCGGGTGCGGGACTCCGACGTCTACGTCGGCATCATCGGCTTCCGCTACGGATCGCCGGTCCGCGATCTTCCGGACCTCTCCTACACCGAGCTGGAATTCGAGGAGGCCACCGAGGCGGGCCTGGAGCGGCTGGTGTTCCTCCTGGCGGAGGACGAGGACGTGGGGCTGCCTCCCCGGGAGATCCTGGATGTCCACGCGGATCGCCAAGAGGCGTTCCGACGGCGTCTGCGGGAAAGCGGGATCACGGTGCACAAGGTGCGTGACCCGCAGCAGCTCGAGGTGGGGCTGCTGCAGGCGCTGCTCGGGCACCGGAACAGCCCTGTCGCCCCCGCCCGTGGGCCGTCCGCCGTCCCCGCCCCACCGCCGCTGACCCTGGACCCGCCGGCCTGGGAACGGCTCGGGGAACTGCTGCGAGGTGTGCGGCCGGCCCTCTGGTGCGAGGACGCCTACCGCTCGTCGTTCGGCGTGGCGGAGGGACGGGCCGCCGCGCCGTTCGTGACACCGGCCGGCGACCTGTACGACTGGGCGCTGGACCTCGACGCACGCGAGCACAGCGGGCCGCCGAAGGTACTGGCGTTCGCGCACGCGCTGGCCACCGGGTTCAGCACCGGTGCGGGGCCGGACGGGCGGCGGCGCGCATTCGCCCTGAGCACATGGGTGCGCGAGGTGCGCGAACGACTGGGTCTGCCCGAACCACCCCCGGTGCGGGAGATCAACACGCACCAGGTCACCATGCTGGTCCGGCTCGACCAGGATCCGCAGGAACCCGGACAGGTCTTCGCGGAAGTGTGGCTCCGCCCCTCACTCGACCCGTCCGACTGGAAACGGGTGCAGCCGCCGGAGACGGCCACCGAGCGCATCAGGGTCTCGCTGGAGGGTGCGCGGCGCCTGGTGGAACGATGCGTGCGCTCCTTCAGGGACGAGGCACGGGGCTTCCGGGGGCAGGGCGCCGACGGCGGACCGCCCTCCGAGCTGCGGCGTATCGAGTTCGCGGTCACCGACACCCTGCTGGAGACCGAATTCGACCAGTGGCTGTGTGACGTCAGCGTCTACAAGGCATGGCGGCTCGGCCAGCGGTACGAGGTGGTCGTACGGTGCCCGCACGCGCGCGACCTCGCGGACTTCGCCCATCTGTGGACGCTTCGCTGGGGATGGCTGGGCCGCAACGACGGTACGGACGACAAGGCCACCGTCTGGGTCGGGAACGAGGATCTGGACCGGCTGGACGATCACGTCACCGACTGGGAGGAGTCCGAGCACCCCGTCTGCGTCGCCGTGGCTGCGGACGACGCCGAGCCGGTCTGGCGCGCGGCGCTGCACGTCGGCATGCCGGTCGTCGTATGGCAGCGCGCCTCAAGCCGCCGCGACCCCAAACTGCCCAGGCTGAAAACCCTGTTGCCCGTCGCGGACGTCGCGGAGCTGCCCCGGGAGGTGAAGCGGCTGCGCCGCAACCGGAACGTCCCGGCGTCGGCGCGGTCCAGCGTGGTCCTCCTGTGGGACGACCCCGACCAGGCGTTGGAGACCGCTCCGCTGACCGATGCGGGCTTCTTCCCCGCCTGA
- a CDS encoding AAA family ATPase, with product MKDWWIYKGDRATDRLARLAEHQPPWRTFDGEVDLGYEVPSLDDERYAADRERGAGYIADEPEIDLVNTALYLRRPLLVTGVPGAGKSTLAHSIAEDLELGPVLRWPITSRTTLRDGLYRYDALRRLEDANLGRLEQRPDQLPAESTDPGGSIGRYLQLGPLGTAFLPTERPRVLLIDEIDKGDIDLPGDLLTVLDEGRFDIPELVRLSESTPRVAVGTDDQAGRAWIVGGRVRCRAFPVVVLTSNGEREFPPAFLRRCIRLNLPLPDEDKLHRIIVRRIGRQAADEARGPGGVIETFLKRRSHGELATDQLLNAVQLRLAGAWTAPEDLARLADATMHQLSGPDAT from the coding sequence GTGAAAGACTGGTGGATCTACAAGGGCGACCGGGCCACGGACCGGCTGGCCCGGCTCGCCGAACACCAGCCTCCCTGGCGGACGTTCGACGGTGAGGTCGACCTCGGCTACGAGGTGCCCTCTCTGGACGACGAGCGCTATGCCGCCGACCGGGAACGCGGCGCCGGCTACATCGCCGACGAGCCGGAGATCGACCTCGTCAACACCGCCCTGTACTTGCGCCGCCCGCTGCTGGTCACCGGTGTCCCGGGCGCGGGGAAGTCCACCCTCGCCCACAGCATCGCCGAGGACCTGGAACTGGGACCGGTGCTGCGCTGGCCCATCACCAGCAGGACCACCCTGCGGGACGGCCTGTACCGGTACGACGCGCTGCGGCGGCTGGAGGACGCCAACCTCGGGCGGCTGGAGCAGCGGCCGGACCAGCTCCCCGCCGAGAGCACCGATCCGGGTGGGTCGATCGGCCGATACCTGCAACTCGGGCCGCTGGGCACCGCGTTCCTGCCCACCGAGCGGCCTCGTGTCCTGCTCATCGACGAGATCGACAAGGGTGACATCGACCTGCCGGGGGATCTCCTGACCGTCCTGGACGAGGGACGGTTCGACATCCCCGAACTCGTCCGGCTGTCCGAGTCCACGCCGAGGGTCGCGGTGGGCACCGACGACCAAGCGGGCCGGGCCTGGATCGTCGGCGGCCGGGTGCGGTGCCGAGCCTTCCCGGTCGTCGTGCTCACCAGCAATGGTGAACGGGAGTTCCCGCCCGCCTTCCTGCGCCGGTGCATCCGCCTCAACCTGCCGCTGCCCGACGAGGACAAGCTGCACCGCATCATCGTGCGGCGCATCGGCCGGCAGGCGGCCGACGAGGCACGGGGGCCCGGCGGTGTCATCGAAACCTTCCTCAAGCGCCGCAGCCATGGCGAGCTGGCGACCGACCAGCTGCTCAACGCGGTCCAGCTCCGGCTGGCCGGCGCCTGGACCGCCCCTGAGGACCTCGCCCGGCTGGCCGACGCGACCATGCACCAGTTGAGCGGACCGGACGCCACGTGA